One window of Cohnella hashimotonis genomic DNA carries:
- a CDS encoding sugar ABC transporter substrate-binding protein gives MSKNKIKKSLVLALAVVAAAGCANAKTEPNRQENAGTAGSQGASPSQTVSANIEPEKGASLLIWESDGNERAFLQEVGKQFESVYGVKVKVEVVPSIDTVGKLMTDGPAGLGADVFSSPHDAIGKAVSAGLILPNDRTQSDMADNVMPSVAQAITYKDVLYGYPMSADTYALYYNRKLMPKEPTTFDEVLAFGRDFTDPAAKKYGLAWDVAQIYQAHAFIAGYGGYIFGEDGTNPDDIGLNGEGALEGMQFARSLKALFPLNTADINNNVISGLFQEGRAAMMIDGTWQMANLRQAGVDFGVVQLPLLPNGKHPQSLISVRSLFVNSYTKYPNAAKLFAELATNRDNAKLRYEMTAQLPTRRDLVSDSSIMADPNVSSFLAQLQNATPLPVIPETSTLWVPSYAALSVIWNDDRADIKKTLDNMVSQMRTAMKTGG, from the coding sequence TTGTCCAAAAACAAAATAAAAAAATCGCTCGTGCTCGCGTTGGCCGTGGTTGCGGCCGCGGGATGTGCGAATGCGAAGACGGAGCCCAACCGTCAGGAAAACGCCGGGACAGCCGGAAGCCAAGGCGCATCGCCCAGCCAAACTGTAAGCGCTAACATCGAGCCGGAGAAAGGAGCCTCCCTGCTCATCTGGGAGTCCGACGGCAACGAACGCGCCTTTTTGCAGGAGGTGGGCAAGCAATTCGAGAGTGTCTACGGCGTGAAGGTCAAGGTGGAGGTCGTCCCGTCCATCGACACGGTCGGCAAGCTTATGACGGACGGCCCCGCAGGCCTGGGCGCGGATGTCTTCTCGTCGCCGCACGACGCCATCGGCAAGGCGGTCAGCGCCGGCCTGATCCTGCCCAACGACCGGACGCAGAGCGACATGGCGGACAATGTCATGCCTTCTGTCGCGCAGGCGATCACCTACAAGGATGTACTCTACGGCTATCCGATGTCCGCCGACACGTATGCGCTCTACTACAACAGGAAGCTGATGCCCAAAGAGCCCACGACGTTCGACGAGGTGCTCGCGTTCGGCCGCGACTTCACCGATCCCGCCGCCAAGAAGTACGGCCTCGCGTGGGACGTCGCCCAGATCTATCAGGCGCACGCCTTCATCGCGGGCTATGGCGGCTACATTTTCGGCGAAGACGGCACGAACCCGGACGATATCGGTCTGAACGGCGAGGGCGCGCTGGAGGGTATGCAGTTCGCACGGAGCCTTAAGGCGCTGTTCCCGCTGAACACGGCCGACATCAACAACAACGTCATCTCCGGCCTGTTCCAGGAAGGACGCGCCGCGATGATGATCGACGGCACTTGGCAGATGGCCAATCTGCGCCAGGCGGGCGTCGACTTCGGCGTCGTCCAGCTGCCGCTGCTGCCCAACGGCAAGCATCCGCAGAGCCTGATCAGCGTACGTTCGCTGTTCGTCAACTCCTATACCAAGTACCCCAACGCCGCCAAGTTGTTCGCGGAGCTCGCGACGAACCGGGACAACGCCAAGCTCCGTTATGAAATGACCGCCCAGCTGCCAACGCGGCGAGATCTGGTGAGCGATTCGTCCATCATGGCGGATCCGAACGTTTCTTCGTTCCTCGCCCAGCTGCAAAATGCGACCCCGCTGCCGGTCATCCCCGAGACCTCGACGCTGTGGGTACCTTCGTACGCGGCCTTGTCCGTGATCTGGAACGACGACCGCGCCGACATCAAGAAGACGCTGGACAACATGGTGAGCCAGATGCGCACCGCCATGAAGACAGGCGGATGA
- a CDS encoding DNA-binding response regulator produces the protein MDELYAKWLEQQRQGRTGESLRRLLEGHAFNEALFTKEIWLKGVGSLNYLQAEYEVPGFGEGSFYIDNAYLRPPYKIGWEIDDFKTHGQHTSRRTFEYERERQNHLVLNGWTVFRMPLDMIRDQPNKCRRFVLLTLGKLYGDFGEKKETSLPLKQRELIRFANKLQRPFSPAEACDLLGIRSRHARTLLHEMTEQGWLEAASGVQRVRAYRLGKKGSYLDA, from the coding sequence ATGGACGAGTTATATGCGAAATGGCTTGAGCAACAGCGCCAAGGTCGGACGGGCGAATCCTTGCGCAGACTGCTTGAAGGACACGCCTTTAACGAAGCGCTTTTTACGAAGGAAATATGGCTAAAAGGCGTAGGAAGTTTGAATTATCTACAAGCCGAGTATGAAGTGCCCGGTTTTGGGGAGGGCTCGTTCTACATTGATAACGCTTATCTCCGGCCGCCGTATAAGATTGGATGGGAGATCGACGATTTTAAGACACATGGACAGCACACGAGCCGGCGCACGTTCGAATACGAGCGCGAGCGGCAAAATCATCTCGTGCTGAACGGCTGGACCGTATTCCGCATGCCTCTGGATATGATCCGCGACCAGCCCAACAAGTGTCGGCGGTTCGTCCTGCTTACCCTCGGGAAACTGTACGGCGACTTCGGAGAGAAAAAGGAAACCTCCCTTCCGCTAAAGCAGCGGGAGCTCATCAGATTCGCGAACAAGCTGCAGCGGCCGTTCTCGCCTGCGGAGGCATGTGACTTACTCGGGATTCGCTCACGGCATGCGCGTACCCTTTTGCACGAGATGACCGAGCAAGGCTGGTTGGAGGCAGCCAGCGGAGTCCAACGCGTTCGTGCCTATCGTCTCGGCAAAAAGGGGAGTTACTTGGACGCATGA
- a CDS encoding ABC transporter permease — MRLSRLGYTFGLFKEYIANYVKVKLTYRADFWVEVVSDLLFSLTNLVFIFIVFQHTPTLGDWSESEVVFVYGYFMIAQGVFSAFTNLWNFGDRYIIKGEMDRVLTRPAHSLAQVMLENVDPPSLVSSLVGLAIMGTAWGRLGLAFDWYDPFVLVVMVLGSVLIYTGIYVTLSAISFYSDAPTGIIPLMYNIQSYGRYPVQIYNRGIRFLLTWVLPFAFVGVYPAMFFLEAHRDVFMAWMTPVVGLVAAGIGLAVWNRGVKRYRGAGS, encoded by the coding sequence GTGAGACTGTCTAGATTGGGCTATACGTTCGGCCTGTTCAAGGAGTACATCGCCAATTATGTCAAGGTGAAGCTGACCTACCGCGCCGACTTCTGGGTGGAGGTCGTGAGCGACCTGCTGTTTTCGCTGACCAATCTGGTATTTATCTTTATCGTGTTCCAGCACACCCCGACGCTCGGGGACTGGAGCGAGTCCGAGGTCGTATTCGTCTACGGCTACTTCATGATCGCGCAGGGCGTGTTCAGCGCCTTCACGAATCTGTGGAACTTCGGCGACCGCTACATCATCAAAGGAGAGATGGACCGCGTGCTGACGCGGCCCGCCCACTCTCTGGCCCAGGTCATGCTGGAAAACGTAGACCCGCCGTCGCTCGTCTCCTCGCTCGTAGGTCTCGCCATCATGGGCACGGCTTGGGGAAGGCTCGGGCTCGCATTCGACTGGTACGACCCGTTCGTGCTCGTCGTCATGGTGCTGGGCTCGGTGCTCATCTATACGGGAATCTACGTGACGCTGTCGGCGATCTCCTTCTACTCCGACGCGCCGACGGGGATTATCCCGCTTATGTACAACATACAGAGCTACGGCCGCTATCCGGTCCAAATCTACAACCGTGGCATCCGCTTTTTGCTCACCTGGGTGCTGCCGTTCGCCTTCGTGGGCGTGTACCCGGCGATGTTTTTCCTCGAAGCGCACCGCGACGTCTTCATGGCGTGGATGACGCCCGTCGTCGGCCTCGTTGCCGCAGGCATCGGCCTCGCGGTATGGAACCGCGGCGTGAAGCGCTACCGGGGGGCGGGGAGCTAG
- a CDS encoding ABC transporter permease, with translation MNAAYLEFIRIRFLTMLAYRVNYYSGIIVYAINIGAYYFLWKAIYGDAQTLAGFTVEQMTTYVAVSWMARAFYFNNLDREISNEIRDGSVAVQMTRPINYLMVKMMQGFGEGVFRLLLFMVPGMILATLLFHVTLPSDPMRWIVFFIMIWFSFLINTQLNILTGLFAFFVENNEGLMRMKRVLVDLLSGVVVPIAFFPAWGRAAMDWLPFQAITYLPSSVFTGRTSEAETWHALLIQIGWFAFLVVPILLMWRSARRRLFVQGG, from the coding sequence GTGAATGCCGCTTACTTGGAATTTATCCGCATCCGTTTTTTGACGATGCTTGCTTATCGCGTTAATTATTATAGCGGTATCATCGTTTACGCCATTAACATCGGCGCCTACTACTTCCTCTGGAAGGCGATCTACGGCGATGCCCAGACGCTGGCGGGCTTTACCGTCGAGCAAATGACGACCTATGTCGCCGTGTCCTGGATGGCGCGCGCGTTCTACTTCAACAATCTGGACCGCGAGATCTCCAACGAGATCCGCGACGGCAGCGTGGCGGTGCAAATGACGCGGCCGATCAACTATTTAATGGTGAAAATGATGCAGGGCTTCGGCGAGGGCGTTTTTCGCCTGCTGCTGTTCATGGTGCCGGGCATGATTCTCGCGACGCTGCTGTTTCATGTGACGCTGCCGTCGGACCCGATGCGCTGGATCGTTTTTTTCATCATGATCTGGTTCAGCTTCCTGATCAACACCCAGCTCAACATTTTGACCGGACTATTCGCCTTCTTCGTCGAAAACAACGAGGGGCTCATGCGCATGAAACGCGTGCTCGTCGACCTGCTGTCCGGCGTCGTCGTGCCGATCGCCTTTTTCCCGGCATGGGGGCGGGCGGCCATGGATTGGCTGCCGTTCCAGGCGATTACGTATTTGCCGAGCTCGGTGTTCACGGGCAGGACAAGCGAGGCGGAGACGTGGCACGCGCTGCTCATTCAAATCGGCTGGTTTGCTTTCCTCGTCGTCCCGATCCTGCTCATGTGGCGGTCGGCGCGTCGTCGTCTTTTTGTGCAAGGGGGCTAA